From a single Stomoxys calcitrans chromosome 4, idStoCalc2.1, whole genome shotgun sequence genomic region:
- the LOC131996883 gene encoding transcription factor grauzone-like: MLRQPTPSDYCRLCVKSCNDCQRSLYDETGQANANHDLVSKYFTNAMLNMEWKKRLQNICGEYWQHILEFHQYQECVIEAQKGLHLKEVGDLKFKPEENINQQEIQLELHNTKEFGICTKDLMKPTEELMEWHNAQELSTRPEDLIKPTALSFDIKTEEPLDLNNNSSSDDLPLSSANLFSSVKKVVATKKSVEEFDKLVAFWRSSLKCEICHQLVASYSQLKEHFSKNHASECCYLICCQLRLEYRYDIDRHIRYHNAPQHLKCEACCKAFRSERYLKNHEKKFHTSKGTDKNTKQDSVNRVEGKYRCSKCLKDFETKMRFRNHNRWTGRTYGQPHRRENHACSFCPKAFTWRSSFYQHMKKDHPQEWSKVQRETRYLASEKTHACSFCPKAFKCRAYFCQQEWNNLRGHKGHRRETRGESIVYVCTYCSKEYEKQNAIYRHVKRCQGDYTPIEPKKGYRRETRAESIVYVCIFCSKEHANWTHMHYHLYKFHKDEESLAKKAPVISESPGPAEQQQQHPTHSRGTRIRQVSRIIGPKKTTDVTNKAAVAKILNQLGKEREKKEKDIQLASMEGKELEDATRTKVKTEKFSADTNALEN, translated from the exons ATGTTGAGACAACCTACTCCCTCAGACTATTGTCGACTCTGTGTTAAAAGCTGCAATGATTGCCAGCGCAGTCTCTATGATGAGACAGGTCAAGCTAATGCCAACCATGATCTTGTGAGCAAATATTTTACCAACGCA ATGTTGAATATGGAATGGAAGAAACGCCTTCAAAATATCTGCGGAGAATATTGGCAGCACATTTTGGAGTTCCATCAGTATCAAGAGTGCGTTATTGAGGCGCAGAAGGGCCTACACCTGAAAGAAGTTGGGGACCTTAAGTTCAAGCCTGAGGAAAATATAAATCAGCAAGAAATACAACTGGAGTTGCATAATACCAAAGAATTTGGCATTTGCACTAAAGATTTAATGAAACCTACGGAAGAACTAATGGAATGGCATAATGCCCAGGAATTAAGCACTAGACCTGAAGATTTGATAAAACCTACAGCCCTAAGCTTTGATATAAAGACTGAAGAACCTTTGGACCTCAATA ATAATAGCTCAAGTGATGATCTGCCCTTATCATCTGCCAATCTTTTCTCCTCAGTTAAAAAAGTAGTTGCTACCAAAAAGTCTGTAGAGGAGTTTGATAAATTGGTAGCTTTCTGGCGATCCTCCTTGAAATGTGAAATTTGCCATCAGCTAGTTGCCAGCTATTCCCAgttgaaagaacattttagcAAAAACCATGCTTCAGAATGTTGTTACCTGATATGTTGCCAATTGAGGTTGGAATATCGTTACGATATTGACAGACACATACGCTATCATAATGCGCCGCAACACCTGAAATGTGAGGCCTGTTGCAAGGCCTTCCGTTCGGAGAGATATTtaaaaaatcacgaaaagaaATTCCATACCAGCAAGGGAACAGATAAAAATACTAAACAAGACAGCGTGAATAGAGTGGAAGGGAAATATCGTTGCAGCAAATGTTTGAAGGATTTTGAAACGAAAATGCGTTTTAGAAACCACAATC GATGGACTGGACGAACATATGGCCAGCCACATAGGCGAGAAAATCATGCCTGCTCGTTTTGTCCCAAGGCATTTACCTGGCGATCTAGTTTCTACCAACATATGAAAAAAGATCACCCCCAAGAATGGAGCAAGGTCCAAAGAGAGACTCGTTATTTGGCTAGCGAGAAGACACATGCCTGCTCCTTTTGCCCCAAGGCATTTAAATGCCGAGCTTATTTTTGCCAACAAGAATGGAATAACTTACGAGGACATAAAGGGCATCGTCGAGAAACTCGGGGAGAGAGTATTGTTTATGTTTGCACTTATTGCTCCAAGGAGTATGAAAAACAGAATGCCATATACAGACATGTCAAACGATGCCAAGGTGACTATACACCAATTGAGCCTAAAAAGGGTTATCGGCGAGAAACTCGGGCCGAGAGCATTGTCtatgtttgcattttttgttccAAGGAGCATGCAAATTGGACACACATGCATTATCATCTCTATAAGTTCCATAAAGACGAAGAATCTTTGGCGAAGAAGGCACCCGTAATTTCTGAATCCCCAGGGCCAGctgagcagcagcagcagcacccgACTCATAGTCGAGGAACTCGAATTCGTCAAGTCTCTAGGATTATAGGACCAAAGAAGACAACTGATGTAACCAACAAAGCAGCAGTtgctaaaatcttaaatcagcTGGGCaaagaaagagagaaaaaagaaaaagatatACAATTGGCCTCTATGGAGGGAAAAGAATTGGAAGATGCAACAAGGACTAAAGTGAAGaccgaaaaattttcagcagacacAAATGccttggaaaattaa